A stretch of Nitrospirota bacterium DNA encodes these proteins:
- the selB gene encoding selenocysteine-specific translation elongation factor: MKYIILGTAGHIDHGKSSLVKALTGTDPDRLKEEKERGITLDLGFASLDLPGGNRLGIVDVPGHEGLIKNMLAGVGGMDIVMLVIAADEGVMPQTREHLAICDLLRVKKGLIVLTKMDMVDKDWLTLVQDEVREVVKGTFLEKSPLVPVSSKTGENLPLLVQELGKLAAEVSPKSSNGILRLPIDRVFTMKGFGTVITGTLLSGTISAEQEVEILPKGTKTKVRGIQSHNQAAQRAVAGQRTAVNLQGIEKDQLSRGDTIVSPGFFKPTKTLDAKLDLLKQSPRGLKTGSRVRFYNSTQEAIGRITVLGTNQLAPGEEAFVQLRLEQPVIIQQGDRYILRFYSPMETLGGGVVLNPHTRRHKPSAMKESLANLGILEKGKAEERLALLISGKGLTGMEENEAVGTIAADKQETVSALASLAQKKIVLRVDNLYVHTSHLAALEKKTLDLIKVFHKDNPLKAGLDKEELKGMLRMRINPKVLNTTIEGLLKKKELESEGSKLKVPGFKAAGGKINEEVKNRIVEAIKKGGTQPPLREELPALFSISDKDARDLLKLLADESRIVRITDSVHLDKDVMEKIKADLIKYLQEKKEITMGEFRDLAKTSRKFAVPLMEYFDTQKLTQRVGDKRMLRG; encoded by the coding sequence ATGAAATACATCATCCTCGGCACAGCCGGACATATCGACCACGGCAAATCAAGCCTCGTCAAGGCGCTCACCGGCACGGACCCGGACCGTCTGAAGGAAGAGAAGGAGCGCGGCATCACCCTTGACCTCGGGTTCGCGTCCCTCGACCTTCCGGGCGGCAACCGCCTCGGCATCGTGGATGTGCCCGGCCATGAAGGGCTCATCAAGAACATGCTTGCCGGCGTCGGCGGCATGGACATCGTGATGCTCGTGATCGCCGCGGACGAAGGCGTCATGCCCCAGACCCGGGAGCATCTTGCCATCTGCGATCTCCTTCGCGTGAAAAAGGGACTGATCGTGCTGACGAAAATGGACATGGTGGACAAGGACTGGCTCACGCTCGTGCAGGACGAGGTCCGCGAGGTGGTCAAAGGCACGTTCCTCGAAAAGTCCCCTCTGGTCCCGGTCTCATCCAAGACAGGCGAGAACCTGCCGCTTCTCGTCCAGGAGCTCGGCAAGCTCGCGGCCGAGGTGTCTCCCAAGTCATCGAACGGCATCCTTCGTCTCCCCATCGACCGGGTCTTCACCATGAAAGGTTTCGGCACGGTCATCACCGGCACCCTGCTTTCCGGCACGATCAGCGCGGAACAGGAAGTCGAGATCCTGCCGAAGGGAACCAAAACAAAAGTACGCGGTATCCAATCCCACAACCAGGCGGCCCAGCGCGCCGTGGCGGGCCAGCGTACTGCCGTGAACCTTCAGGGGATCGAGAAAGACCAGCTCTCACGCGGCGACACCATCGTAAGCCCCGGGTTCTTCAAGCCGACCAAGACCCTCGACGCAAAGCTCGACCTTCTGAAGCAGTCGCCCCGCGGGCTCAAGACCGGTTCGCGTGTCCGGTTCTATAACAGCACCCAGGAGGCCATCGGCAGGATCACGGTCCTCGGAACGAACCAGCTTGCGCCGGGTGAGGAGGCCTTTGTACAACTCCGGCTGGAACAACCCGTGATCATCCAGCAGGGAGACCGGTATATCCTGCGCTTCTACTCTCCCATGGAAACACTCGGCGGCGGCGTGGTGCTGAATCCTCATACGCGTCGTCACAAACCTTCAGCGATGAAGGAGTCTCTCGCGAACCTCGGCATTCTTGAAAAGGGAAAAGCCGAGGAGCGGCTGGCGCTCTTGATATCCGGCAAAGGCCTTACGGGAATGGAAGAGAACGAGGCCGTCGGCACCATCGCCGCTGACAAGCAGGAGACCGTTTCCGCGCTCGCATCCCTGGCGCAGAAAAAAATTGTTCTGCGGGTCGACAATCTCTACGTGCACACATCCCATCTTGCGGCGCTCGAGAAAAAGACGCTTGACCTCATCAAGGTATTCCACAAGGACAATCCTCTCAAAGCCGGTCTGGACAAGGAAGAGCTCAAGGGAATGCTGCGCATGAGGATAAACCCGAAGGTCCTGAACACGACCATCGAAGGCCTCTTGAAGAAGAAGGAATTGGAGTCTGAAGGCTCCAAGCTCAAGGTCCCGGGGTTCAAGGCGGCAGGCGGCAAGATCAATGAAGAGGTCAAGAACAGGATCGTCGAGGCGATCAAGAAAGGCGGCACCCAGCCCCCGCTCAGGGAAGAGCTCCCCGCCCTTTTCAGCATCTCGGACAAGGACGCAAGGGACCTGCTGAAACTGCTCGCTGATGAAAGCCGTATTGTCCGGATCACGGACTCGGTCCATCTTGACAAGGATGTGATGGAGAAGATCAAGGCAGATCTGATAAAGTATCTTCAGGAAAAGAAAGAGATCACCATGGGCGAGTTCCGGGACCTGGCAAAGACCTCCCGCAAGTTCGCCGTGCCGCTCATGGAATACTTCGACACGCAAAAGCTGACGCAGCGGGTCGGGGACAAGAGGATGCTGCGGGGGTGA
- a CDS encoding RluA family pseudouridine synthase, giving the protein MRKRSVSGARFLPKGLAILYEDKDILVVDKPAGLLTVATEREKSLTAHSILTDYFRTGCGRSRKRLFVVHRLDRDTSGVLIFAKSDEAKFRLQDRWKQTRKKYLAVVYGTCEKSSGTITTYLAEDKAYNVYSTSDSTKGKLAQTAYTVLRMIKGLSLLELDLLTGRKNQIRVHLAGIGHPIVGDTKYGHVDDPASRMALHARSISFKHPFSDKQLSFESTVPDFFTTLVGRIDSENSPTIPPPVQTLRISANQPGRPGRVKRNPTQ; this is encoded by the coding sequence ATGCGAAAACGATCTGTTTCAGGCGCCAGATTCCTGCCGAAAGGCCTCGCGATCCTTTACGAGGACAAAGACATCCTTGTGGTGGATAAACCAGCGGGCCTGTTGACCGTTGCCACGGAGCGGGAAAAATCACTCACCGCCCATTCCATTTTAACGGATTACTTCCGCACGGGTTGCGGCAGATCACGAAAACGTCTTTTTGTCGTTCACCGGCTCGACCGGGACACCTCCGGGGTACTCATCTTCGCAAAAAGCGATGAAGCGAAGTTCCGTTTGCAGGACCGGTGGAAACAAACAAGGAAAAAATATCTTGCCGTAGTGTATGGCACGTGTGAGAAGAGCTCGGGGACCATCACCACCTACCTGGCAGAGGACAAAGCATATAACGTTTACTCTACCTCCGACAGCACGAAAGGCAAGCTTGCCCAAACGGCGTATACCGTGCTCAGGATGATAAAAGGCCTTTCTCTGCTGGAGCTGGACCTGTTGACCGGAAGGAAGAACCAGATCCGGGTGCATCTGGCGGGAATTGGACACCCGATAGTCGGAGACACGAAGTACGGCCACGTGGATGATCCGGCTTCCCGCATGGCTCTTCATGCCAGATCGATCTCCTTCAAACATCCCTTCAGCGATAAACAGCTCAGCTTCGAATCAACAGTTCCTGATTTTTTTACAACTCTGGTGGGTCGCATCGATAGTGAGAACAGCCCGACAATCCCCCCGCCTGTTCAGACACTGCGAATATCGGCCAATCAGCCGGGCAGGCCGGGTAGAGTAAAGCGAAACCCGACACAATGA